The genomic segment TGGAGAAATATATAGGTTTTCTAAATTATATTGGCCACCGTATATTATATTACTTTTACTAAAAAGGTTTATTAATCGTTTGAAGTGTTTTTCATTTATAATCTTTATGTATTCCCTATTGTTTGCAGGATTTTTACCATAGAATTGTTCTATATATTTTATTAAGTTATTTATTAATTCTTTCTTAACACTTTGATGAACTAATAAATAATCAGGAGCAACACAGGTTTGACCAGTATTTAATAGTTTTCCCCAAACTATTCTTTTTGCATATAAGTCTAAATCCCCTTCTTTATCTACAATACAGGGACTTTTACCTCCTAATTCTAAGGTAATAGGAGTTAAATGTTTTGCTGCTTTAGTCATGACGATTTGTCCTACAGAGGTGCTTCCAGTATAGAAAATGTAATCATATTTTTTATTAAGTAATACTTTAGAGGTTTCTATATCGCCATTTATTATATGGATGTACTTTTTGGGAAAATTATTGTTTATTATTTTTTCAAATAATTTTGCAGAACAGGGTGCATATTCGGAAGGTTTAATAATAGCTGTATTTCCTGCACTTATGCTACCAATGAGGGGAGCAAAACACAATTGAAAAGGATAGTTCCATGGTGCTATAATAAGTGTAATTCCATAAGGCTCTGGATATATGTAACTAGTTGCTTTAAAATTAGTTATAGAGGTTTTAACTTTTTTGGGTTTTGACCAATTTTTTATATTATCTATAATATAAGTAAGCTCTGATAAGACTATGCCAATTTCAGTAGTATAGGCTTCAAAGGCACTTTTATTTAAATCTTTATTCAATGCTTTTTCAATTTCTTTTTCATAGGATATGATTAAATCTTTTAAGGTTTTAAGAGTATTTAATCGGAAATTAATATTAGATGTTTTGCCTGTGTAAAAAAATTTTCTTTGTTCCATTAAAACTTTATCAATATAATCCATAAATTCACCTACTTTTAAATTAGTTGTCATACTAATTATATAGGAAATAAATTTCAAAGTAAAAGTTTTATAGTTCCATGTAATTATAATAGGGTTTATTCTTGATTAATGTCGAATAAGGTAAAAATCTAATAAGTAAAAAACTAACTTTTTAGGTTATAATATATATGAAGCTATGATTTAAAAATAACGAAAGAGGTAATAAAATGATAAAGAAGAAAAAATGTTTAATAATAATTAGTTTATTAATGTTGTTATTATTTATGACTAGTTGCAATCCTAAAAAGTCCAATACAAATGGAGAACTTCCCTCTAAAAGTGTTAATGGAGTAAAGAATAGGGCTAAAGATGAGGGAAAAATATTAACTGAATTTAATAAAATTGCATCTGAGAACAAAGAACCTTATGAAATTGCTCATTTTATAGATGAAAATATATCAGTAGTTTCTAAAGATGGGGCTTTAGAAATGATTGAGAAGTTTGAACAAATTCAAGAAAGTTATATTGAATCCTATTCTGATAAGTTGTTTAAAGATGATAGACAAGTTGTATTAAATAGAGTATCTGATAAAGGGAAATTAGATATGGATAAAATAAATTCAATAGAAGATGAAGAATTTAAAAAATTTTTAGATACTTTATTAGAAGGTAAATATAAACTATCCAATATAGAAGGGGCATTTTATCCTGTAATTGATTATAGTAAATATAAAGAATATAATAAGTATTTACCAGAGGAAATGGTTGGATACATTGAAATAAAGAATATAGAAGAAGAAAATCCATTTTTAATAGGAACTAGTTTAGTTATAACTTGGGATGAACTAGGCGATAGGATCATAGCTGTTGAGGAGTATTTAAGGAAGTATCCGGATACTGTCAAGATAGAGGATATGCTAAAACTATACGGAGATTATTTATTAATTTACTTACAAGGTGTAAAAGATACACAAAATTATGATTATGATACTAAAGTAGTTTATGATGATGTTATTGCTAGTTATAAGAAACTTGTTTCAGAAAATAAAAATTCAATAACTAAGGATATAGTAGAAAAATATTTAGAAGTATTAGAAGAAAATGAAAATAAAATGAATGAGGAGGTTGAAGGAAAAATAGTAGATTTATATAATGAAGCTATTAGTAGATTAGAAGAATTATAGGGAGGTATTATTGTGAAAAAGGTACTAGTTATGTTGGCTGACGGTTTTGAGGAAGTAGAGGCTTTAACGGTAGTGGATTATTTAAGAAGAATGGATGTAGTGTGTGATATTTGTTCAATTATGAGTAGTAAAAAGGTAAAAGGAGCTCATAATATATCCATTGAGGCAGATATAAAGCTTGATGATGTATTGGGCCACAATGAGTATGATGGTATTATACTTCCAGGTGGAATGCCAGGAGCTACTAATCTGCGAGATAATGATGAAGTGATTAAATTAGTACAAGAATTTAATGAAAATAATAAGCTAATAGCTGCTATATGTGCTGCTCCTATTATACTGGAAAAAGCGGGTATTATTGAAGGAAAGGATCTAACTTCTTATCCTGGCTTTGAAGAGGATCTGAGGGTTGGAAACTATAAAGAGGATTTAGTAGTACAAGATGGAAATATAATTACTGGTAGGGGCCCAGCAGTAGCAGTATATTTTGCATTATACATAGTTGAGTATTTAGTTGGAAAAGATAAAAAAGAATCATTGAAAAAGGATATATTACTAGATGAAGTAGAGAAAAAAGTGGGGCGTTAAGCTCCGCTTTTTTAAAATGCTGGAGGTAGAAAAATGAAATTAAAAAGAAACTTTTATAGTAGAGATACATTATTAGTTGCTCAGGAACTTTTAGGGAAGGTTCTAGTACGTAATATAAATGGTAAAATTTTAAAAGGGAAGATAGTGGAAACAGAAGGTTATTTGGGTCTTGCTGATAAAGCTGCCCATAGCTATGGCGGAAAGGTGACAAAGAGACTTGAAACTATGTATGGGTCTCCTGGAAGAGCCTATGTTTATATAATTTATGGGATGTATTATTGTTTAAATACAATAACAAGAAAAGAGGGAATACCAGAAGGAGTACTAATTAGAGCTATAGAGCCTTTAGAAGGAATAGATGCTATGGCTGAGAATAGATTTGGGAAAAGTTTAGAGGATTTTAGTAATTACCAAAAGAAAAATTTTACTAATGGTCCTGGGAAATTGTGTATGGCTATGGATATAACTAAAAAATTAGATAAGGAAGACTTATGCGGTGATATACTTTATATAGAAGAAGGTAAGAAGGAAAAGTTTAATATAGTAAAAGATAAACGTATAGGTATAGACTATGCTGAGGAGGCAAAAGATTATTTATACAGATTCTATATAGAAGGAAATTCCTATGTGTCCAAAGTGAAATGAATATTAAATATTCCCATATTCATTGTAATATAAAGAATTTTTTAGTATTATTTAAATAACAGATGACAAATATGAACTTTGAGGTGGAAATATGGGTAGAAAATTTAGAAGAGCTTTTTTTATTTCTTTTTTGTGCTTTATTATTCTCTATGGGTTAATTGGATATTATACTGTAAAAAAAAGAAATCCAGATGTAACCTTAGGTAAAAATATAGAAAATAAAGATGAAATACTTTTTTTA from the Tissierellales bacterium genome contains:
- a CDS encoding aldehyde dehydrogenase, which translates into the protein MDYIDKVLMEQRKFFYTGKTSNINFRLNTLKTLKDLIISYEKEIEKALNKDLNKSAFEAYTTEIGIVLSELTYIIDNIKNWSKPKKVKTSITNFKATSYIYPEPYGITLIIAPWNYPFQLCFAPLIGSISAGNTAIIKPSEYAPCSAKLFEKIINNNFPKKYIHIINGDIETSKVLLNKKYDYIFYTGSTSVGQIVMTKAAKHLTPITLELGGKSPCIVDKEGDLDLYAKRIVWGKLLNTGQTCVAPDYLLVHQSVKKELINNLIKYIEQFYGKNPANNREYIKIINEKHFKRLINLFSKSNIIYGGQYNLENLYISPTLINQDSWDGPIMEEEIFGPILPIIEYETLDEIIEKINNRPKPLALYFFSSNKEKSEKIINNISFGGGAINDTIMHLSSPYLPFGGVGPSGMGSYHGKKSFDTFTHYKSILKKSNLIDPNFRYPPYKGKLKAVKKILK
- a CDS encoding DJ-1 family glyoxalase III, producing the protein MKKVLVMLADGFEEVEALTVVDYLRRMDVVCDICSIMSSKKVKGAHNISIEADIKLDDVLGHNEYDGIILPGGMPGATNLRDNDEVIKLVQEFNENNKLIAAICAAPIILEKAGIIEGKDLTSYPGFEEDLRVGNYKEDLVVQDGNIITGRGPAVAVYFALYIVEYLVGKDKKESLKKDILLDEVEKKVGR
- a CDS encoding DNA-3-methyladenine glycosylase, with the translated sequence MKLKRNFYSRDTLLVAQELLGKVLVRNINGKILKGKIVETEGYLGLADKAAHSYGGKVTKRLETMYGSPGRAYVYIIYGMYYCLNTITRKEGIPEGVLIRAIEPLEGIDAMAENRFGKSLEDFSNYQKKNFTNGPGKLCMAMDITKKLDKEDLCGDILYIEEGKKEKFNIVKDKRIGIDYAEEAKDYLYRFYIEGNSYVSKVK